A single Neospora caninum Liverpool complete genome, chromosome VIIb DNA region contains:
- a CDS encoding putative kelch motif domain-containing protein: protein MRSEAGSRSSVPSPESSASCASLSSFEKEVSPLPPSNLLSGFDRANPKNAAAGALRYLAGSGPAGVSAESGAGRAEPTAVGSLPRGLGRKLLPGVASAGTTLSGGSSVSHFFPTYPEASYSPPPAMNPTGRVSTSGAGSVPRRGSADDAIVYSVPTPPALPSRSTLEPALGAVGGVTAPFSAAPEFLYSAAGARGLAGGTGVSYLSGGERSFANGRVTRPSLPFSETSVLAASHRPGLASDPEPLASHKFLTPLAAPQRDANPQFNGDGVDESPLANGDEDASAGAFASAEDFETMVGDLRRTFIGWLKKTESDLRKEKRDLLRAKKEFEEERKQARERLQQEKKFEYDKIKEERRKAQAEIATQIKQIQVEREDARRKLNAERGRFEEEKEVHRRRTLLEKERFRQEAEALDAEKRRIVDTNIATETVVDLNVGGVIFEASRHTFVQQPGSFLETLLSGRHHVSRDKQGRIFLDRDSELFRIILNFLRNPSMPPQPRDSAESDAITQEAEFLGIRFFPFPLVFAVGGHNGVEHLRSLEVLDIGQQCWRPCKAMQTERAYFGNSVFQNRLFVYGGQNLDYKALCETEVFDCLRDVWTTAAPLNIPRRNTCGTFMNNRHFAIGGFDGSDILSSVECYDPRMKNWMEVAALSTPRSSAMCCVQEDHLYVLGGTNGERLRTVEVYDHRMNKWEVLPSEMIEVRSAGSAACSLGHIVVMGGIDNTNVVHNSVEVLDPQTQRWSFLANMETPRMDCAAVVVSDSILVTGGQSEDVLSSTAFLRQEVNEWQEGPPMISPRYGHGMLLANL, encoded by the exons AtgagaagcgaggcgggTTCTCGTTCGTCTGTGCCGTCGCCAGAGTCGTCGGCATCTTGTGCTTCCCTGTCGTCTTTCGAAAAggaagtgtctcctcttccgccttccaATCTCCTGTCGGGGTTTGACCGCGCGAACCCGAAGAAcgccgctgcaggcgcgcTTCGCTACCTCGCAGGCAGTGGCCCCgctggtgtctccgcggagagcggcgcgggCCGAGCCGAGCCGACGGCGGTCGGAAGCCTTCCGCGCGGTCTCGGGCGGAAACTTCTCCCTGGCGTCGCCAGCGCGGGGACGACTCTCTCGGGcggctcttctgtctcgcacTTTTTCCCAACTTATCCAGAAGCGAGCTACTCTCCGCCTCCAGCGATGAACCCGACAGGCCGCGTCAGCACGTCCGGCGCGGGCTCCGTGCCCCGACGAG GGTCCGCAGATGACGCCATCGTGTACAGCGTGCCGACTCCACCTGCGCTTCCTTCGCGCTCGACGTTGGAGCCGGCTCTGGGTGCCGTGGGAGGCGTCACCGCCCCGTTCTCTGCAGCGCCCGAGTTCCTCTACTCGGCAGCGGGCGCTCGCGGCTTGGCCGGCGGCACGGGCGTCTCGTACCTTTCTGGCGGCGAGCGCAGCTTCGCCAACGGACGGGTTACTCGTCCCTCTTTGCCGTTCAGCGAGACGTCCGTCCTCGCAGCTTCGCACCGGCCTGGCCTCGCGAGCGACCCGGAGCCGCTCGCTTCGCACAAGTTCTTGACGCCTCTCGCAGctccgcagagagacgcgaaccCGCAGTTCAACGGAGACGGCGTGGACGAGAGCCCGCTggcgaacggagacgaagacgcgagcgccggcgccttcgcgtcggCGGAGGACTTTGAGACGATGGTCGGCGACCTCCGTCGCACCTTCATCGGCTGGCtgaagaagaccgagagCGACTTGCGCAAGGAAAAACGTGATCTCCTCCGCGCCAAGAAAGAGTTCGAAGAGGAACGCAAGCAAGCCCGCGAAAGACTCCAACAAGAAAAAAAATTCGAATACGACAAAATCAAG GAGGAACGGCGCAAGGCGCAAGCGGAAATTGCAACGCAGATCAAACAAATCCAAGTtgagcgcgaagacgcgcggcgcAAGTTGAatgcggagagagggagatttgaagaggaaaaggaggtcCACCGTCGAAGGACGCTTCTC GAGAAGGAGCGTTTCCGGCAGGAAGCCGAGGCGctggacgcagagaagagacgtaTTGTGGACACCAACAtcgcgacggagacagtcgTGGATTTGAACGTCGGAGGCGTCATCTTTGAAGCTTCGCGGCACACTTTCGTGCAGCAGCCAGGATCCTTTTTGGAGACGCTGTTGTCGGGGAGACACCACGTTTCTCGCGACAAGCAAGGCCGCATCTTTTTGGATCGCGATTCGGAGCTCTTTCGAATCATTCTCAACTTTTTGCGCAATCCATCGATGCCTCCGCAGCCGAG AGACTCtgcggagagcgacgcgatCACGCAGGAGGCAGAGTTTCTGGgcattcgcttcttcccctttccacTTGTTTTCGCGGTTGGGGGTCACAACGGCGTGGAGCATCTTCGCTCCCTGGAAGTGCTCGACATTGGTCAGCAGTGCTGGCGACCGTGCAAGGCGATGCAAACCGAGCGGGCGTATTTTGGAAACAGCGTTTTCCAAAATCGCCTCTTTGTCTACGGCGGCCAGAACCTCGACTACAAG GCGCTGTGCGAGACCGAAGTTTTCGACTGCCTCAGAGACGTGTGGACGACCGCGGCGCCGCTGAACATTCCGCGGAGAAACACGTGCGGGACGTTCATGAACAATCGGCACTTTGCGATCGGCGGCTTCGACGGCTCGGATATCCTCTCGAGCGTCGAGTGCTACGACCCGCGAATGAAAAACTGGATGGAGGTTGCCGCCCTCTCCACGCCCCGCTCCAGCGCAATGTGCTGCGTGCAAG AGGACCATCTGTACGTTCTCGGAGGCACCAACGGCGAGCGCCTGCGCACTGTGGAGGTGTACGACCATCGCATGAACAAGTGGGAAGTTCTTCCCTCCGAAATGATCGAG GTTCGAAGCGCGGGAAGTGCGGCATGCAGTTTGGGTCACATTGTCGTTATGGGCGGTATCGATAACACCAACGTAGTGCACAACTCGGTCGAAGTGCTCGATCCCCAGACGCAAAGATGGTCTTTCCTGGCCAACATGGAAACGCCGCGCATGGACTGCGCCGCCGTTGTTGTCTCCGACTCCATTTTG GTGACTGGAGGCCAGAGTGAGGACGTGCTTTCGAGCACGGCCTTCCTTCGCCAAGAAGTGAATGAATGGCAAGAGGGTCCACCGATGATCTCTCCGCGCTACGGCCACGGGATGCTCTTGGCAAATCTGTGA
- a CDS encoding putative elongation factor Tu: MNTALQVMRKVFFVLQGLGDRTVEGSSRYRARWRITCLCEGLQLRHLRALIASSPQALQSHASAAVSTCLSRACASAGACSALLEAQRGFAVGVFQRTKPHLNIGTIGHVDHGKTTLTAAITKVLADLGQADFKSYAEIDKSPEEQKRGITINATHVEYETGKRHYGHVDCPGHADYVKNMITGAAQMDGAILVVSAYDGPMPQTREHILLSKQVGVPRLVVYLNKMDMVEDQELVELVEMEVRELLSFYDFPGDDTPFVKGSALKALNGDTGEYGIQTIKDLMQACDDFIPEPERKADLPLVIPVESVLSIPGKGTVATGRVEQGTAKMNEAVEIVGGREKPLKAQIAALEMFRKTLDDAQAGDQVGCLLKGIKRDEVKRGMVLGAPGYLKTFKKFEADLYVLKEEEGGRKKPFFSHYRPQAFIRTGDMACTITLPETTEMAMPGDRVTCTVELLHPIALHEGLRFALREGGRTVASGIVTKPVQEK, translated from the exons ATGAACACAGCCTTGCAGGTGATGCGGAAGGTGTTCTTTGTACTTCAAGGTCTCGGTGACCGTACAGTGGAGGGATCGTCTCGCTACCGTGCACGCTGGCGAATCACTTGCTTGTGCGAGGGTTTGCAGCTGAGGCATTTGAGGGCTCTGATT GCGTCCTCCCCGCAAGCTCTGCAATCTCACGCCTCTGCAGCCGTCTCcacctgcctctctcgcgcctgtgCGTCTGCTGGCGCCTGCTCTGCGCTCCTCGAGGCCCAGAGAggcttcgccgtcggcgtcttccaGCGCACGAAACCGCATCTGAACATCGGGACGATCGGCCACGTGGACCATGGCAAGACGACGCTGACTGCAGCCATCACAAAAGTCCTCGCCGACTTGGGCCAGGCAGACTTCAAATCGTACGCAGAGATCGACAAGAGCCCGGAGGAACAGAAGCGCGGAATCACCATTAACGCCACCCATGTCGAGTACGAAACGGGGAAGCGGCACTACGGACACGTGGACTGCCCGGGACATGCCGACTACGTGAAGAACATGATTACTGGCGCCGCCCAGATGGATGGAGCCATCCTCGTCGTCTCGGCCTACGATGGACCGATGCCTCAAACCCGAGAACACATTCTCCTCTCCAAACAG GTCGGCGTTCCGCGTCTGGTTGTCTATTTGAACAAAATGGATATGGTTGAGGATCAAGAGCTCGTCGAACTCGTTGAGATGGAAGTCCGGGaacttctctctttctacGACTTCCCTGGCGACGACACGCCCTTTGTCAAAGGCTCGGCGTTGAAGGCACTTAatggagacactggagagtACGGCATCCAAACCATCAAAGACCTTATGCAG GCGTGCGACGACTTTATTCCTGAGCCGGAGCGAAAAGCGGATCTGCCTCTCGTCATTCCTGTCGAGAGCGTTTTGTCTATTCCGG GGAAGGGGACGGTTGCGACCGGCCGCGTCGAGCAAGGGACGGCGAAGATGAACGAGGCAGTTGAGATTGTTggcgggcgagagaagccgctgAAGGCGCAAATTGCTGCTCTCGAGATGTTTAGAAAGACGCTAGACGACGCACAAGCAGGCGATCAG GTCGGCTGCCTTCTGAAAGGCATAAAACGGGACGAGGTGAAACGAGGCATGGTGCTCGGAGCGCCGGGCTACCTCAAAACCTTCAAGAAGTTCGAGGCCGACTTGTACGTTctgaaagaggaagaaggaggaagaaagaaaccgtTCTTCTCCCATTATCGGCCGCAAGCCTTCATCCGAACCGGCGACATGGCCTGCACAATTACCCTCCCAGAAACCACAGAAATG gCTATGCCGGGGGACCGCGTCACATGCACGGTTGAGCTGCTGCATCCAATTGCCCTCCACGAAGGCCTGCGCTTTGCTCTGCGCGAGGGCGGCAGAACTGTCGCTTCGGGAATCGTGACCAAGCCTGTGCAGGAGAAGTAA